Proteins encoded in a region of the Atopobium sp. oral taxon 416 genome:
- a CDS encoding LysR family transcriptional regulator, with the protein MDPTIQKYRALLEVVDQGSFSRAAEVCQYSQSGISRMIADLEQGWGVRIVERSRRGVKLTAEGERIVPLVRDVVEKDRTLQAKVHEVCGLKVGTIRIGCFSSVATHWMPCIIAQFRVHYPSVDYELMMGDFEEIERWTQEGRVDLGLIADKPKHSVRSRRLASDEMLAVVPQNHPLAQVDCVSLKDLCQDPFMLLQQSGDSEVSGIFAAAGLKPNVKFVTWDDYAIMAMVETGLGVSLLPSLILQRNPYHLIAKHLVKPQYREIYLLVRPHLSRMAEVFTTFLEEQLTSLHR; encoded by the coding sequence ATGGATCCTACGATTCAGAAATATCGGGCCTTGCTCGAGGTCGTTGACCAAGGGAGTTTTTCAAGAGCGGCGGAGGTGTGTCAGTACTCCCAGTCGGGTATCTCGCGCATGATTGCCGATTTGGAGCAGGGGTGGGGCGTGCGGATCGTTGAGCGGAGCCGCCGCGGCGTCAAGCTCACCGCCGAGGGCGAGCGGATCGTACCTTTGGTGCGGGACGTGGTGGAAAAGGACCGGACGCTGCAGGCGAAAGTCCATGAGGTATGCGGACTCAAGGTGGGGACCATCCGGATTGGGTGCTTCTCGAGCGTGGCGACGCACTGGATGCCCTGCATCATCGCGCAATTCAGGGTGCACTATCCGAGCGTCGACTATGAGCTGATGATGGGGGACTTTGAGGAGATTGAGCGCTGGACCCAGGAGGGCAGGGTCGATCTCGGGCTCATCGCTGACAAACCGAAGCACTCTGTGCGCTCGCGCCGCTTGGCCTCTGATGAGATGCTCGCGGTAGTGCCCCAAAACCATCCGCTTGCACAGGTAGATTGCGTTTCACTTAAGGACCTATGTCAGGACCCCTTTATGCTTCTGCAGCAGAGCGGGGACAGTGAGGTCTCTGGCATCTTTGCTGCAGCAGGGCTCAAGCCCAACGTCAAATTCGTCACCTGGGATGACTATGCGATCATGGCAATGGTGGAAACAGGGCTTGGGGTCTCACTCTTACCGTCCCTGATTCTGCAGCGTAATCCCTACCACCTTATAGCGAAACACCTGGTAAAACCGCAGTACCGTGAAATCTACCTGTTGGTTCGGCCACACCTGTCGCGCATGGCAGAAGTCTTTACCACGTTTCTGGAGGAGCAGCTCACTTCACTGCATCGATAA
- a CDS encoding macro domain-containing protein: protein MLAVIHASVVDQPVDAIVNAANAALAGGGGVDAAIHDAAGPELDLACRAIGHCNTSEAVITPSFNLQRATGARHIIHTVGPIYARYSRKRNAELLEACYRNSCEMALESNDTSLAFCSISTGVYGYPAEDALPIAISTLFEYADSFDPLLFCLYTASEYRRGVSIINCVATTHQEGDRLIIDAVK, encoded by the coding sequence ATGCTTGCCGTCATTCACGCCTCAGTTGTGGATCAACCCGTCGATGCGATCGTCAATGCCGCTAACGCGGCGCTCGCCGGGGGCGGAGGTGTAGATGCCGCAATCCACGATGCTGCAGGCCCCGAACTCGATCTCGCCTGTCGGGCGATCGGCCACTGCAACACCAGTGAGGCTGTGATCACCCCTTCCTTCAACCTGCAGCGTGCCACCGGCGCCCGCCACATTATCCACACTGTAGGCCCGATCTATGCACGCTATAGCCGCAAGCGCAATGCGGAACTGCTGGAGGCCTGCTACCGCAATTCCTGTGAGATGGCGCTCGAATCAAACGATACAAGCCTCGCCTTCTGTTCCATCTCCACCGGAGTCTACGGATATCCGGCGGAGGATGCACTCCCCATCGCGATCAGCACCTTATTTGAGTATGCGGACTCCTTCGATCCGCTGCTCTTCTGCCTCTACACGGCAAGCGAATACCGTCGCGGCGTTTCCATTATCAACTGCGTCGCAACCACCCACCAAGAGGGAGACCGCCTTATTATCGATGCAGTGAAGTGA
- the murI gene encoding glutamate racemase has product MTQRSLKGWIGVFDSGVGGISVLKALVAELPHENFYFFGDSANAPYGEKTDGEVYQLSSRIVENFLERGCKAIIIACNTASAVAAAPLRHRFPDVPIIAVEPALKPATLAPKHDRILVMATPVTLRLVKYHKLAQRWGSRSHVISLPCPGLAGRIEKGNLDAPDLKALVEKLVGSYAGTVDSVVLGCTHYPFIKGTIREVVGDVPFFDGGKGTARELKRKLAQHGLLSFSSGPGQVVFDSSIKTDQELKLYGWFFRQEV; this is encoded by the coding sequence ATGACTCAGCGTTCTCTCAAAGGTTGGATCGGCGTCTTTGATTCGGGCGTCGGTGGGATATCGGTGCTGAAAGCACTGGTGGCTGAGCTCCCGCATGAGAACTTCTATTTCTTTGGGGACTCTGCGAATGCCCCCTATGGGGAGAAGACGGATGGGGAAGTCTATCAGCTCTCCTCCCGCATCGTGGAGAACTTTCTGGAGCGTGGCTGCAAAGCTATCATTATCGCCTGCAACACCGCCAGCGCGGTCGCAGCGGCGCCCCTGCGCCACCGATTCCCTGATGTGCCGATCATAGCGGTGGAGCCCGCACTCAAACCGGCGACCTTGGCGCCGAAGCACGATCGGATTTTGGTGATGGCGACACCGGTGACGCTGAGGCTTGTGAAGTATCACAAGCTAGCGCAGCGGTGGGGCTCCCGCTCCCACGTAATCTCTCTGCCCTGTCCGGGGCTTGCAGGCAGGATCGAGAAAGGTAACCTCGACGCGCCGGACCTGAAAGCGCTCGTCGAGAAACTCGTGGGGTCCTATGCGGGTACTGTCGATTCCGTAGTGCTTGGGTGCACGCACTATCCCTTTATCAAGGGGACAATCCGTGAGGTTGTGGGGGATGTGCCGTTCTTTGATGGGGGAAAGGGTACTGCCCGGGAGCTCAAGCGGAAGCTCGCCCAGCACGGCCTTCTGTCCTTCTCGTCCGGGCCGGGACAGGTGGTGTTTGACTCCTCAATTAAAACTGATCAAGAGCTGAAACTGTATGGGTGGTTCTTCCGCCAGGAGGTTTAA
- a CDS encoding HAD family phosphatase, which produces MIGAVIFDMDGLLVDSERLYLHFLPEALKRFGLPFREEVADRTRGVTNEEGGPIVEEIYSDYPGTDGYAVLSTLQKIVDDYSFEHGVPAKDGAVELLNFLGGRQVPRALASSSGMDIIRNNLDHLHLTEAFNVLVSGRDPSIKNSKPAPDIFLAAAMQLGIDPQNTLVLEDSYAGVKAGAAGNFKTIMIPDLSPVTDEMRHLAYGIYPSLNDVTDLLEMTDMDI; this is translated from the coding sequence ATGATTGGAGCCGTTATCTTTGATATGGATGGGCTGCTCGTCGACTCAGAACGTCTCTATCTGCATTTTTTGCCGGAGGCATTGAAACGATTCGGCCTGCCCTTTCGTGAGGAAGTCGCCGATAGAACCCGTGGGGTTACCAACGAAGAAGGAGGGCCCATCGTTGAGGAGATCTACAGTGACTATCCGGGTACCGACGGCTATGCCGTACTGAGCACGCTACAGAAAATCGTCGATGATTATAGCTTTGAGCATGGGGTACCTGCGAAAGACGGCGCGGTTGAGCTCCTCAACTTCTTGGGTGGAAGACAGGTGCCTCGTGCGCTCGCCTCTTCCTCCGGCATGGACATCATACGCAATAATTTGGATCACCTGCATTTGACGGAGGCATTCAATGTCTTGGTGAGTGGGAGAGACCCCAGTATCAAGAACAGTAAACCCGCTCCTGATATCTTCCTCGCTGCTGCCATGCAGCTGGGAATCGATCCTCAGAACACTCTCGTGTTGGAGGATTCCTATGCGGGTGTCAAAGCCGGAGCTGCCGGTAACTTCAAGACAATCATGATCCCCGACCTTTCTCCGGTAACCGACGAGATGCGCCACCTTGCGTATGGGATCTATCCTTCACTCAACGACGTGACGGATCTCCTTGAGATGACGGATATGGATATTTAA
- the cysK gene encoding cysteine synthase A has product MMKFAQQIEGLIGTTPLVDLSVLADNKATIYGKYEATNPGGSIKDRIAQAMVDAAEADGSLKPGGTIIEPTSGNTGVGLAMVGAARGYHVILVMPETMSIERRKLAAAYGAEIVLTSGEGGMKGAIAKADELKARTPGAIIAGQFTNPANPKAHYQTTGPEIWKDTEGTVDAVVAGVGTGGTISGTAKFLKEEKPSVRGIAVEPYESRVLEGEPAGPHKIPGIGTGFIPKTYDASVVDEVVAITSQDAIDTKKKLSDGYGLLVGISSGAAVAAAVELAKRPEYAGKVIVAVLPDTGERYLSLDL; this is encoded by the coding sequence CTGATGAAATTTGCGCAACAGATTGAGGGACTTATCGGTACTACCCCGCTGGTGGATCTCTCCGTCCTCGCAGACAACAAAGCGACAATTTACGGTAAGTACGAAGCAACCAACCCCGGTGGATCCATAAAGGACCGTATCGCTCAGGCGATGGTCGATGCCGCTGAGGCAGATGGATCTCTGAAGCCGGGTGGTACGATCATCGAGCCGACCTCCGGCAACACCGGCGTCGGTCTCGCAATGGTCGGAGCGGCGCGCGGCTACCATGTGATTCTGGTTATGCCTGAGACTATGTCCATCGAGCGCCGCAAGCTTGCTGCCGCCTATGGCGCAGAGATTGTTCTGACGTCCGGCGAGGGTGGTATGAAGGGTGCAATCGCGAAGGCAGACGAGCTGAAGGCGCGGACCCCGGGTGCGATCATCGCAGGTCAGTTTACAAATCCTGCCAACCCGAAGGCTCACTATCAGACCACCGGTCCTGAGATCTGGAAAGACACTGAGGGTACCGTCGACGCGGTTGTCGCAGGCGTCGGCACCGGCGGCACCATCTCCGGCACCGCCAAATTCCTGAAAGAGGAGAAGCCTTCCGTCAGGGGCATCGCTGTTGAGCCGTATGAGTCCCGCGTCCTTGAGGGTGAGCCCGCTGGCCCGCACAAGATTCCGGGCATCGGCACAGGCTTCATTCCGAAGACCTATGACGCTTCTGTTGTCGATGAGGTTGTCGCAATCACCTCACAGGATGCTATCGACACGAAGAAGAAGCTCTCCGATGGCTACGGCCTTCTGGTCGGTATCTCCTCCGGTGCGGCGGTCGCGGCAGCCGTTGAGCTTGCCAAGCGTCCTGAGTATGCAGGCAAGGTCATCGTCGCAGTCCTTCCGGATACCGGCGAACGTTACCTGTCCCTTGACCTCTAA
- the cysE gene encoding serine O-acetyltransferase, giving the protein MREDAEAVVNRDPSVSSVHEVVFFAAGLRAVWAYRRQHWLWTHGMHGLAMWSQSHTRKKYAIDIHPAAQIGRRFVIDHGIGIVVGETAVIGDDCMLYQGVTLGMTGHHGGKRHPTLGNNVMVGARATVLGNIHIGDGVRIGANAVVLHDVPSNVTVAGIPAHIVKDRRCWQNPKFSLVDGESVEHADPLEGQRGTHLNEEENERWSCGL; this is encoded by the coding sequence ATGCGTGAAGATGCAGAAGCCGTCGTGAACCGCGATCCTTCTGTCTCATCTGTGCATGAAGTGGTATTCTTTGCGGCGGGACTCAGAGCTGTGTGGGCCTACCGTCGCCAGCACTGGCTGTGGACCCACGGGATGCATGGGCTCGCGATGTGGTCGCAGAGCCACACCCGCAAGAAGTATGCGATAGACATCCATCCGGCTGCCCAGATCGGCCGCCGCTTTGTCATCGATCACGGTATCGGTATCGTCGTCGGCGAAACCGCAGTGATCGGGGATGACTGCATGCTCTACCAGGGCGTCACGCTCGGTATGACCGGACACCACGGCGGTAAACGCCACCCAACCCTCGGTAACAACGTTATGGTCGGAGCCCGCGCCACCGTGCTGGGCAACATCCATATCGGTGACGGAGTGAGGATCGGCGCCAATGCAGTGGTACTGCACGATGTGCCGTCCAATGTGACCGTGGCGGGTATTCCGGCCCACATCGTTAAGGACCGTCGCTGTTGGCAGAACCCGAAATTCTCCCTTGTCGACGGCGAGAGCGTGGAACACGCTGATCCGCTGGAAGGTCAGAGAGGGACGCACCTCAATGAGGAGGAGAACGAACGGTGGTCCTGCGGCCTCTGA
- a CDS encoding 3-deoxy-7-phosphoheptulonate synthase, producing MSATFKRRLPIPKEIKAEMPLSVASAERKKAVDEEVAAIIKGESPKKLLIVGPCSADNEDAVLEYASRLAKAQDEVKDKIQIVMRVYTNKPRTKGTGYKGLLHQPDPEGAPDLLAGLKAIRHMHLRVVEETGLFTADEMLYPENDRFLNDMLAYVAVGARSVEDQQHRLVASGIEVPVGMKNPTGGSMSVMLNSVYAAQHPQTFIYRNWEVETTGNPLAHCILRGYKGLDDINYPNYHYEYLERLAAAYEDDKNYQNPAVIIDTNHDNSGKRPLEQIRICSEVLDSVARNKDIAKLFRGFMIESYLEDGNQPIGGGVFGRSITDPCLGWDKTNRLIHDMADRL from the coding sequence ATGTCTGCAACGTTTAAACGGCGGTTGCCGATTCCAAAAGAGATCAAAGCCGAGATGCCGCTCTCCGTGGCCTCTGCGGAGCGTAAAAAGGCAGTCGACGAAGAGGTTGCCGCCATTATCAAAGGTGAGAGCCCCAAGAAGCTCCTGATCGTCGGTCCGTGCTCTGCGGACAATGAGGATGCAGTGCTCGAGTACGCGAGCCGTCTCGCAAAAGCGCAGGATGAGGTAAAGGACAAAATCCAGATCGTCATGCGCGTCTACACCAACAAGCCGCGCACCAAGGGTACCGGTTACAAGGGCCTGCTCCACCAGCCGGATCCGGAAGGGGCGCCTGACCTGCTTGCAGGCCTCAAGGCAATCCGTCACATGCACCTGCGCGTGGTTGAGGAGACCGGCCTCTTCACCGCCGATGAGATGCTCTATCCGGAGAATGACCGCTTCCTGAACGATATGCTCGCCTATGTGGCGGTCGGTGCACGCTCGGTAGAGGACCAGCAGCACCGCCTCGTCGCCTCCGGCATTGAAGTACCGGTAGGCATGAAGAACCCGACCGGCGGCAGTATGTCCGTAATGCTCAACTCCGTCTATGCGGCACAGCATCCGCAGACCTTCATTTACCGTAACTGGGAAGTGGAGACCACCGGCAATCCGCTCGCTCACTGCATCCTGCGTGGTTACAAGGGTCTCGACGATATCAACTACCCGAACTACCACTACGAGTACCTGGAGCGTCTGGCAGCAGCCTACGAGGACGATAAGAACTACCAGAACCCTGCTGTGATCATTGACACGAACCACGACAACTCCGGCAAGCGTCCGCTCGAGCAGATCCGTATCTGCAGCGAGGTACTCGATTCCGTTGCGCGCAATAAGGATATCGCAAAGCTGTTCCGTGGCTTCATGATTGAGTCCTACCTCGAGGACGGTAACCAACCGATCGGTGGTGGCGTCTTCGGTAGGTCCATCACCGACCCTTGCCTCGGCTGGGACAAGACGAACAGGCTGATCCACGATATGGCAGATCGTCTCTAA
- a CDS encoding GtrA family protein, producing MKLIEQLRDKNSWLHNLIMYALIGIISSGLDFTIFTLGSTVLGFPWLFVNIVSVTCGITVSFFLNRRYNFRVFDHPAIRAVLFFAVGFTGLILSELVLFWLTSLALPLLWAKFLSLIMVGFVQFCLNRLLSFGIHFDS from the coding sequence GTGAAACTGATCGAGCAGCTTCGTGATAAGAATTCTTGGCTTCACAACCTCATTATGTACGCACTGATCGGCATAATCTCCTCAGGGCTCGATTTCACAATCTTCACTCTTGGCAGTACCGTCCTCGGATTTCCCTGGCTGTTCGTGAATATCGTATCGGTGACCTGTGGCATCACGGTCAGCTTCTTCTTGAACCGGCGCTACAACTTCCGGGTGTTTGACCATCCCGCCATCCGTGCAGTTCTGTTCTTCGCGGTCGGGTTTACGGGGCTCATACTCTCAGAGCTCGTCCTTTTCTGGCTCACATCGCTGGCGCTGCCGCTACTTTGGGCCAAATTTCTGTCTTTGATTATGGTCGGATTCGTCCAGTTCTGCCTGAACCGGCTGCTCTCGTTCGGTATTCACTTTGACAGCTGA
- a CDS encoding Cof-type HAD-IIB family hydrolase, whose amino-acid sequence MYRLVASDMDETFLNQEHKIPQANIDAIAEMRSKGVLFVPASGRAYHSVLQSCAAIPKELLEGSYVISYNGGCINKISDDTPITSHQLPFDLVKAIYDWAMQFDVGFHIYETTGKVWGSHLQQSEIDYLRGHMPYTDFTDDSLSFLKDVPLAKMLVVKPDGMPYLRHMCDIMPKDLKDQVTYTFSSNRYFEFNPLGVDKGTGLKQLLELLHIDPQDSIACGDAQNDMPMMEVAGVGVCVSNADDDVKADADYVAKASCDDGVLKEVVEQFIN is encoded by the coding sequence ATGTACCGCCTTGTTGCTTCAGACATGGATGAGACCTTTCTCAATCAGGAACACAAGATCCCCCAGGCGAACATCGACGCAATCGCTGAGATGCGCTCCAAGGGCGTCCTTTTTGTCCCCGCCTCTGGACGTGCTTACCATTCGGTGCTGCAGAGCTGCGCGGCGATCCCGAAAGAGCTCCTCGAAGGCTCCTATGTGATCTCCTACAACGGCGGCTGCATCAATAAGATCAGCGACGATACCCCGATTACCTCGCATCAGCTGCCCTTCGATCTCGTCAAAGCGATCTATGACTGGGCCATGCAGTTCGATGTGGGTTTTCACATCTATGAGACCACAGGCAAAGTGTGGGGAAGCCACCTGCAGCAGTCCGAGATCGACTACCTGCGCGGCCACATGCCGTACACTGATTTCACTGACGACTCGCTTTCTTTCCTGAAGGATGTGCCACTGGCCAAGATGCTCGTCGTGAAGCCTGACGGTATGCCCTACCTGCGCCACATGTGCGACATAATGCCGAAAGACCTCAAAGACCAGGTCACCTATACCTTCAGCTCAAACCGTTACTTTGAGTTCAATCCGCTCGGGGTTGACAAAGGCACCGGTTTGAAGCAGCTGCTTGAGCTCCTCCATATCGACCCGCAGGACAGCATCGCCTGCGGCGACGCCCAAAACGATATGCCGATGATGGAAGTAGCCGGCGTCGGTGTCTGCGTCAGCAATGCGGACGACGATGTCAAAGCAGATGCAGACTACGTCGCAAAGGCAAGCTGCGACGACGGTGTGCTCAAAGAGGTCGTCGAGCAGTTCATTAACTAG
- a CDS encoding C69 family dipeptidase yields the protein MPCTTLLVGKDASFDGSTIIARNEDSGNGTFNPKRFVVVNPEDQPHTYKSVLAHLTIDLPDNPLRYTAVPNAITNEGIWAEAGVNEENISMSATETLTTNERVLGADPFVTYEPEKGKPGDDGYEPELIGGIGEEDMVTIVLPYIHSAREGVLRLGKLLEQYGTYEMNGIAFNDVNEIWWLETVGGHHWIAKRVPDNMYVTMPNQLGIDSFDFEDAFGERENYMCSVDMKQFVADNHLDLTLEGHAFNSREAFGSHSDSDHVYNTPRAWAMQRFLNPHAIQWDASDALLTPASDDIPWGRVPERKVTIEDVKYALSLHYQGTRYDPYGRDGAATRGMYRPIGINRNSQLSVVEIRPDVDDRYAAIQWLAFGSNVFNALVPFYANVTTTPEYLSNTTAQVTTESFYWANRIIAGLADAHFHECQAGIERYQEKMGGIGHQIIHETDAAADQQVADVKPLLEAGNQKVADYLKRETDSLLSKVLYEASMGMKNGFSKDDM from the coding sequence ATGCCGTGCACAACATTATTGGTCGGTAAAGACGCGAGCTTCGATGGGTCGACCATTATCGCACGCAACGAGGATTCCGGGAACGGGACCTTCAATCCCAAACGGTTTGTCGTCGTGAATCCTGAGGATCAGCCACACACCTACAAGAGCGTTCTGGCCCACCTCACGATTGATCTGCCGGACAACCCACTACGTTATACCGCGGTCCCGAATGCGATCACCAATGAAGGCATCTGGGCTGAGGCCGGCGTCAACGAGGAGAACATCTCGATGAGCGCAACTGAGACCCTGACCACCAACGAGCGCGTCTTGGGTGCCGACCCGTTTGTCACCTATGAGCCGGAGAAAGGAAAACCCGGCGACGATGGGTACGAGCCGGAGCTGATCGGCGGCATCGGCGAGGAGGATATGGTCACGATCGTGCTGCCCTACATCCACTCTGCCCGTGAGGGCGTCCTTCGTTTAGGCAAGCTCTTGGAGCAGTATGGCACCTACGAGATGAACGGAATCGCCTTCAACGACGTCAACGAGATCTGGTGGCTTGAGACCGTGGGCGGCCACCATTGGATCGCCAAGCGCGTGCCGGATAACATGTACGTGACGATGCCCAATCAGCTCGGCATCGATTCCTTTGACTTCGAGGATGCCTTTGGTGAGCGGGAAAACTATATGTGCTCCGTGGACATGAAGCAGTTTGTGGCAGATAATCACCTGGATCTGACGCTTGAGGGCCACGCCTTCAACTCGCGTGAGGCCTTCGGCTCCCATTCCGATTCTGACCACGTCTACAACACCCCGCGCGCCTGGGCGATGCAGCGCTTCCTGAACCCGCATGCGATCCAGTGGGACGCGTCTGACGCGCTGCTCACCCCTGCGTCTGATGATATCCCCTGGGGCAGGGTCCCGGAGCGCAAGGTCACGATCGAGGACGTCAAGTACGCCCTGTCACTGCACTACCAGGGCACCAGGTATGATCCCTACGGCCGTGATGGGGCGGCGACACGCGGCATGTACCGCCCGATCGGTATCAACCGCAACTCACAGCTTTCCGTGGTGGAGATCCGCCCGGATGTAGACGATCGCTACGCCGCGATCCAGTGGCTGGCCTTCGGCAGCAACGTCTTCAACGCGCTCGTACCCTTTTACGCGAATGTGACCACGACGCCGGAGTACCTCTCCAATACGACCGCACAGGTGACCACTGAAAGCTTCTATTGGGCAAATCGCATCATTGCAGGGCTGGCGGATGCGCACTTCCACGAGTGCCAGGCGGGTATCGAGCGCTATCAGGAAAAAATGGGCGGCATCGGTCACCAAATCATCCACGAGACCGATGCGGCGGCCGACCAGCAGGTGGCTGATGTGAAGCCACTCTTGGAAGCCGGGAATCAGAAGGTAGCGGATTACCTCAAGCGTGAGACTGATTCCTTACTTTCAAAGGTGCTCTATGAGGCTTCGATGGGGATGAAAAACGGGTTCTCTAAAGACGATATGTAA
- a CDS encoding YbjN domain-containing protein produces the protein MSSAQKLFRAFIRALENNDYRYDVVRQGTSPVVAVSFDHRARPGRFNAFMHVGTEELPQMSVYTVFDANGEEAHFQTSPLVSVNQDMRQRAINVCNEINTQQRWVKFDLDETGAIVGHYDLLLPDSGAGDMYMRVMRRIAKVVDDAVPKLVECLAPEAVEGEDSADDDSVA, from the coding sequence ATGTCATCTGCACAGAAACTATTCAGAGCATTTATCAGAGCACTTGAAAATAACGATTATCGTTACGATGTCGTGCGGCAAGGGACATCGCCGGTTGTGGCTGTTTCGTTTGATCACCGTGCACGTCCGGGACGCTTCAATGCGTTTATGCATGTTGGTACCGAGGAACTGCCGCAAATGTCCGTCTATACAGTTTTTGACGCGAACGGAGAGGAAGCTCATTTCCAGACATCTCCGCTCGTTTCAGTAAACCAGGATATGCGACAACGCGCAATCAACGTCTGCAACGAGATCAATACCCAGCAGCGTTGGGTCAAGTTCGATCTCGATGAGACTGGCGCGATTGTCGGGCACTACGATCTCTTGCTCCCCGATAGTGGGGCAGGGGATATGTACATGCGGGTTATGCGTCGCATCGCAAAGGTCGTCGATGATGCAGTGCCGAAGCTCGTTGAGTGTCTGGCTCCTGAGGCTGTTGAGGGTGAAGATTCCGCAGACGATGATTCGGTAGCGTAG